A region from the Enterobacter roggenkampii genome encodes:
- the glsB gene encoding glutaminase B: MAAVIHNEMLDEILAQVRPLIGKGKVADYIPALASVSGNKLGIAICTIDGQRFQAGDATERFSIQSISKVLSLVAAMRQYEEDEIWQRVGKDPSGQPFNSLLQLEIEQGKPRNPFINAGALVVCDMLQSRLSAPRQRMLEIVRQLSGVDDIAYDPVVARSEFEHSARNAAIAWLMKSFGNFHNDVATVLQNYFHYCALKMSCVELAQTFLFLAHQGHAPHLDHEVVSPLQARQVNALMATSGMYQNAGEFAWRVGLPAKSGVGGGVVAIVPHEMAIAVWSPELDETGNSLAGVAVLEKLTQRMGRSVY, translated from the coding sequence GTGGCTGCGGTCATCCATAATGAGATGTTGGACGAGATTCTGGCGCAGGTTCGTCCGTTAATTGGAAAGGGGAAGGTTGCCGACTATATTCCGGCCCTTGCCTCGGTCAGCGGGAATAAGCTGGGTATTGCTATCTGCACCATCGACGGACAGCGATTCCAGGCAGGGGATGCAACAGAACGTTTTTCCATTCAGTCCATTTCGAAAGTGCTCAGTCTGGTTGCGGCGATGCGCCAGTATGAAGAAGACGAAATCTGGCAGCGCGTGGGTAAAGATCCGTCCGGCCAGCCTTTTAACTCGCTGCTTCAGCTTGAAATCGAGCAGGGTAAACCGCGAAATCCCTTTATCAACGCCGGGGCGCTGGTGGTCTGCGACATGCTGCAGAGCCGCCTCAGCGCGCCGCGTCAACGAATGCTGGAGATAGTACGCCAGCTCTCGGGGGTTGACGACATTGCCTACGATCCGGTGGTGGCCCGCTCGGAGTTCGAACACTCTGCCCGTAACGCGGCCATCGCGTGGCTGATGAAATCCTTCGGCAACTTCCATAACGACGTGGCGACCGTCCTGCAAAACTACTTCCACTACTGCGCCCTGAAAATGAGCTGCGTTGAGCTGGCTCAGACGTTCCTGTTCCTTGCGCATCAGGGGCACGCGCCGCACCTCGATCATGAGGTGGTTTCTCCTCTGCAGGCGCGCCAGGTCAACGCGCTGATGGCAACCAGCGGGATGTATCAAAACGCGGGCGAGTTTGCCTGGCGCGTTGGTCTCCCGGCCAAGTCGGGCGTGGGCGGCGGAGTGGTGGCGATTGTACCGCATGAAATGGCGATTGCGGTCTGGAGCCCCGAGCTGGATGAAACGGGAAATTCCCTTGCCGGTGTCGCGGTTCTGGAGAAACTGACCCAGCGTATGGGACGTTCCGTTTACTGA
- a CDS encoding sugar transporter, which produces MTTNTVSRRVAWLRVVTLAIAAFIFNTTEFVPVGLLSDIADSFQMETAQVGIMLTIYAWVVALMSLPFMLLTSQIERRRLLIGLFVLFIASHVLSFMAWNFTVLVISRVGIAFAHAVFWSITASLAIRLAPAGKRAQALSLIATGTALAMVLGLPIGRIVGQYFGWRTTFFAIGMGALVTLVCLIKLLPALPSEHSGSLKSLPLLMRRPALLSIYLLTAIVVTAHYTAYSYIEPFVQVVAGFSANFATVLLLILGGAGIIGSVLFGKLGNRHASSLVSSAIGLLLACLLLLMPAAGSESHLAILSLFWGVAIMIIGLGMQVKVLALAPDATDVAMSLFSGIFNLGIGAGALVGNQVILHVSMSAIGYLGAIPALMALIWSVLIFRKWPVALEEQGQHG; this is translated from the coding sequence ATGACAACGAACACAGTTTCCCGCAGGGTTGCGTGGCTACGCGTGGTCACGCTGGCCATTGCCGCGTTTATTTTTAACACCACAGAATTTGTGCCGGTTGGGCTGTTGTCTGACATCGCTGACAGTTTCCAGATGGAAACGGCGCAGGTGGGCATTATGTTGACCATTTACGCCTGGGTGGTGGCGCTGATGTCCCTGCCGTTCATGCTGCTGACCAGCCAGATAGAGCGGCGCAGGCTGCTGATCGGTCTGTTTGTCTTGTTCATCGCGAGCCACGTGCTGTCGTTTATGGCGTGGAATTTTACGGTGCTGGTCATCAGCCGCGTCGGTATCGCCTTTGCCCATGCGGTGTTCTGGTCGATCACCGCGTCGCTGGCGATTCGCCTGGCACCGGCGGGTAAACGCGCGCAGGCGCTAAGCCTGATTGCTACCGGTACCGCATTGGCGATGGTGCTGGGCCTGCCGATTGGCCGCATCGTGGGGCAATACTTCGGCTGGCGTACCACCTTCTTCGCCATCGGCATGGGCGCGCTGGTGACGCTGGTGTGTCTGATTAAGCTGCTGCCCGCGCTGCCGAGCGAACATTCCGGCTCGCTGAAAAGCCTGCCGCTGCTGATGCGTCGCCCTGCGCTGCTGAGCATCTACCTGCTGACCGCCATTGTGGTAACGGCCCATTACACGGCGTACAGCTACATTGAACCGTTTGTGCAGGTGGTGGCGGGCTTTAGCGCCAACTTTGCCACCGTCTTACTGCTGATCCTCGGCGGCGCGGGGATTATTGGCAGCGTGCTGTTCGGCAAGCTGGGTAACCGGCACGCCTCCTCGCTGGTGAGCAGCGCTATAGGCCTGCTGCTGGCCTGTCTGCTGTTGCTGATGCCCGCCGCGGGCAGTGAAAGCCATCTGGCGATCCTCAGCCTGTTCTGGGGCGTGGCGATCATGATTATTGGCCTGGGCATGCAGGTGAAGGTGCTGGCCCTGGCGCCGGATGCGACGGACGTCGCCATGTCGCTGTTCTCGGGAATTTTCAATCTGGGGATTGGCGCGGGTGCGCTGGTGGGAAACCAGGTCATCCTGCACGTGTCGATGTCGGCGATTGGCTATCTGGGTGCCATTCCGGCGCTGATGGCGCTGATCTGGTCCGTGCTTATCTTCCGTAAGTGGCCGGTGGCGCTGGAGGAACAGGGGCAGCACGGGTGA
- a CDS encoding methyl-accepting chemotaxis protein, whose protein sequence is MNLTQIFRRIAQRLTPRHFGLLTGIFCIIGLFSALQLSSSFLLNASLNEAQRNEQQNLLAWQQQSKLDLARVSLLAASDLLNRSGVWFMQDKETGSDGSWHSLMDDAQKALTVSQQAWKAWLALNPPKDDALVNSYQLFYGAINEQAEGLVKTNTIDAFFAVPAQAFQTDFNDNYARYQQASEKQAMQGRQSLMAQLSDLQTLFLFAPLLLVAIAAVVWFGMSRWVITPLRRLIAHINRLAAGDLSGTPPNVMRFNREIGQLSDSIATMQHGLQQLVTQVSHATATMVENIDSLAQGNQKLYQQSARQAKELEDVTAHIAALESHVEGNTGYARLASSRADEARQAAVGGDQMMSTVNASMQAIVDRSSEMRGIVAMIDSVAFQTNILALNAAIEAAHAGNQGRGFAVVAREVGLLARKSSHSTQTIQELINRSLQGIEDGSRAVTLMEENLQQVTGLVGNLSSLLNKISTATLSQGERIHLMTRQLQALNQVSRQTDLLVSDASEASERLQKQSDLLLQAVSRFRLSA, encoded by the coding sequence ATGAACCTAACGCAAATTTTTCGCCGTATTGCGCAGCGTCTCACTCCCCGTCACTTTGGCCTGCTGACAGGGATCTTTTGCATTATTGGCCTTTTCTCCGCGCTGCAGCTCTCCTCGTCATTCCTGCTTAACGCCTCCCTGAACGAAGCCCAGCGCAACGAGCAGCAAAACCTGCTGGCGTGGCAGCAGCAGAGCAAGCTGGATCTGGCCCGCGTCTCTCTGCTGGCGGCAAGCGATCTCCTTAACCGCTCCGGCGTCTGGTTTATGCAGGATAAAGAGACCGGTTCCGACGGAAGCTGGCACAGCCTGATGGATGACGCGCAAAAGGCGCTGACGGTGTCTCAGCAGGCGTGGAAGGCCTGGCTGGCGCTGAATCCACCGAAAGACGACGCCCTGGTAAACAGCTATCAGCTCTTCTACGGCGCGATCAACGAGCAGGCGGAAGGTCTGGTCAAAACCAATACCATCGACGCTTTTTTTGCCGTCCCGGCGCAGGCTTTTCAGACCGATTTTAACGACAACTATGCGCGCTACCAGCAGGCAAGCGAGAAGCAGGCCATGCAGGGGCGTCAGAGCCTCATGGCGCAGCTTTCTGACCTGCAAACGTTATTCCTGTTTGCCCCGTTGCTGTTAGTCGCCATTGCCGCTGTCGTCTGGTTCGGTATGTCCCGATGGGTGATTACGCCGCTGCGTCGGCTCATCGCGCATATCAACCGGCTGGCAGCAGGGGATCTCTCCGGCACGCCGCCGAACGTCATGCGCTTCAACCGGGAGATAGGGCAGCTTAGCGACAGCATTGCCACGATGCAGCACGGCCTGCAGCAGCTGGTGACGCAGGTCAGCCACGCCACGGCTACCATGGTGGAGAACATTGACTCTCTGGCACAGGGTAACCAGAAGCTGTATCAGCAGTCGGCACGCCAGGCGAAAGAGCTTGAGGATGTGACGGCGCATATTGCGGCGCTGGAAAGCCACGTGGAAGGGAATACCGGCTATGCCAGACTCGCCAGCTCCCGGGCCGATGAAGCGCGCCAGGCAGCCGTGGGCGGCGACCAGATGATGTCGACCGTAAACGCGTCTATGCAGGCGATCGTCGACCGATCGTCTGAGATGCGCGGGATCGTGGCGATGATCGACAGCGTGGCGTTTCAGACGAACATCCTGGCGCTGAATGCCGCCATTGAGGCCGCCCATGCCGGAAATCAGGGGCGCGGGTTTGCCGTCGTCGCCCGCGAGGTTGGACTCCTGGCCAGAAAGAGCAGCCACTCGACGCAGACCATTCAGGAGCTGATCAACCGTTCACTGCAGGGTATCGAAGACGGTTCCCGTGCCGTCACTCTGATGGAAGAGAATTTGCAGCAGGTCACCGGTCTGGTGGGCAATTTGAGCAGTTTGCTGAATAAGATCTCCACCGCCACGCTCAGTCAGGGAGAGCGTATTCACCTGATGACGCGTCAGCTTCAGGCGCTGAACCAGGTCTCCCGTCAGACGGACCTGCTGGTCTCTGACGCCTCGGAGGCCTCTGAGCGGCTGCAAAAGCAATCCGATCTTTTATTGCAGGCCGTTTCGCGTTTTCGTCTTAGCGCCTGA
- a CDS encoding GGDEF domain-containing protein: MRSALTAFRPFQPDTPLRNASTIFILTTLFYFVGAELRLVEALSLFWPLNGVMAGIFARYVFLNRLHYYAVSYVAMLMYDAVTTNWGIASVVINLSNMVFIVVVAVLIQRDRRLMKKTPDPLNALRLFNYCLIAALLCALLGAVGSVGIDSHTFWPLFADWFSEQFSTGVLVVPCMLTIGMPVREFRLRLEQLLPVIALIVSVVASVVIGGAGSLSFPLPALIWCAVRYPLPVTCLLTFVTGAIEIILVANSVINIAVATPLTTPMMFSARLGIATMAICPVLVSVSMAAINSLIRQVSLRADYDFLTQVYSRSGLYEALKHEETHRHSRFLTVMLLDIDYFKSINDNYGHECGDRVLASFARQVQQVVGEDGMVARMGGEEFAVVVNSGDARHGYELAERIRTTVANHPFTWRQQTLSLTVSIGLGSGKAQAWQLTEVFNKLMTEADDHLYRSKKAGRNRTSARVADEHITAATGHETELR; encoded by the coding sequence ATGCGTTCTGCTCTTACCGCTTTCAGGCCGTTCCAGCCTGACACGCCGCTGCGAAATGCATCGACGATCTTTATCCTCACCACTTTGTTCTATTTTGTGGGTGCGGAATTACGTCTCGTGGAGGCCTTGTCGCTGTTCTGGCCCCTCAACGGCGTGATGGCAGGGATCTTTGCCCGCTATGTTTTTCTGAATCGCCTGCATTACTACGCGGTATCGTATGTCGCCATGCTGATGTATGACGCGGTGACGACCAACTGGGGGATAGCCTCCGTGGTGATTAACCTGTCTAACATGGTCTTTATCGTCGTGGTCGCCGTGCTGATTCAGCGTGACAGGCGGCTGATGAAGAAAACCCCGGATCCGCTTAACGCATTACGCCTGTTCAACTACTGCCTGATTGCTGCGCTGCTGTGCGCACTGCTCGGCGCGGTGGGGTCGGTCGGGATTGACAGCCACACCTTCTGGCCGCTCTTTGCCGACTGGTTTAGCGAGCAGTTCTCAACCGGCGTGCTTGTTGTGCCGTGTATGCTCACGATAGGCATGCCCGTGCGCGAATTCAGGTTACGTCTGGAGCAGCTATTACCGGTTATTGCGCTGATCGTCTCGGTGGTCGCGTCAGTCGTGATTGGCGGCGCGGGGAGCCTCTCTTTTCCACTGCCTGCGCTTATCTGGTGTGCGGTACGCTACCCATTGCCTGTGACCTGCTTGCTGACGTTTGTCACGGGCGCCATTGAAATTATTCTGGTCGCCAATTCGGTGATTAATATTGCCGTGGCGACACCGCTGACCACCCCAATGATGTTTTCTGCCCGGCTGGGTATTGCCACGATGGCGATCTGTCCGGTGCTGGTTTCCGTCAGCATGGCAGCCATTAATTCCCTGATCCGTCAGGTTTCCCTGCGGGCGGATTATGACTTTTTAACGCAGGTTTATTCGCGTTCCGGACTTTATGAGGCGTTAAAACACGAAGAGACGCACCGCCATTCGCGTTTCCTGACCGTTATGCTGCTGGATATCGATTACTTCAAAAGCATCAACGATAACTACGGCCACGAGTGTGGCGACCGCGTGCTGGCGTCATTCGCCCGGCAGGTTCAGCAGGTGGTCGGTGAAGACGGGATGGTCGCGCGTATGGGCGGGGAAGAGTTCGCGGTGGTGGTCAACTCTGGCGACGCTCGACACGGTTATGAACTGGCGGAACGTATCAGAACTACCGTCGCTAACCATCCTTTTACATGGCGTCAGCAAACGCTCTCTCTGACGGTCAGTATTGGCCTTGGAAGCGGGAAGGCGCAGGCATGGCAGTTGACCGAGGTCTTCAACAAACTCATGACCGAAGCGGACGATCACCTCTATCGTTCAAAAAAAGCGGGTCGAAATCGTACCAGCGCCCGGGTCGCGGACGAGCATATTACTGCCGCCACCGGGCATGAAACAGAGCTGCGTTAA
- the ptrR gene encoding putrescine utilization regulator PtrR, with protein sequence MDLTQLEMFNAVALTGSITQAAQKVHRVPSNLTTRIRQLEADLGVELFIRENQRLRLSPAGHNFLRYSKQILALVDEARMVVAGDEPQGLFALGALESTAAVRIPETLALFNQRYPRIQFALSTGPSGTMIDGVLEGTLSAAFVDGPLSHPELEGMPVYREEMMLVTPAGQAEISRAAQVSGSDVYAFRANCSYRRHLESWFHADRAAPGRIHEMESYHGMLACVIAGAGIALMPRSMLESMPGHHQVEAWPLAENWRWLTTWLVWRRGAMTRQLEAFIALLNERLQPAPSP encoded by the coding sequence ATGGATTTAACCCAGCTTGAAATGTTTAACGCCGTCGCGCTGACGGGCAGTATCACCCAGGCGGCGCAGAAGGTGCATCGCGTGCCGTCAAACCTGACGACCCGCATCCGCCAGCTGGAAGCCGATCTTGGCGTTGAGCTGTTTATTCGTGAGAACCAGCGTTTACGTTTATCCCCGGCTGGCCATAACTTCCTGCGCTACAGCAAGCAGATCCTCGCCCTGGTGGATGAAGCGCGCATGGTCGTCGCGGGGGATGAGCCGCAGGGGTTATTTGCCCTCGGCGCGCTGGAAAGTACTGCCGCCGTGCGCATTCCTGAAACGCTGGCACTGTTTAACCAGCGCTATCCGCGCATTCAGTTTGCCCTTTCTACCGGGCCGTCCGGGACGATGATTGATGGCGTACTGGAGGGAACCCTGAGCGCCGCCTTTGTCGACGGGCCACTCTCGCACCCGGAGCTGGAAGGAATGCCGGTCTATCGGGAAGAGATGATGCTGGTCACGCCTGCCGGGCAGGCGGAAATCTCACGCGCCGCGCAGGTGAGCGGCAGCGACGTTTATGCCTTTCGCGCCAACTGCTCTTATCGTCGGCACCTGGAGAGCTGGTTTCACGCTGACCGCGCCGCGCCCGGCCGCATTCACGAGATGGAGTCCTATCACGGCATGCTCGCCTGCGTCATTGCGGGCGCGGGCATCGCGCTGATGCCGCGCTCGATGCTGGAGAGTATGCCCGGGCATCATCAGGTTGAAGCCTGGCCGCTGGCAGAAAACTGGCGCTGGCTCACCACCTGGCTGGTGTGGCGACGCGGGGCAATGACCCGCCAGCTGGAGGCCTTTATAGCGCTGCTAAACGAACGTCTTCAACCAGCGCCTTCTCCATAA
- a CDS encoding DUF4186 domain-containing protein → MSDLDPLFSRLARSTFRSRFRLGDKERQYCWDKGPDTIDQHAADFVEKRLAPAQPANDGKQTPMRGHPVFIAQHATATCCRGCLAKWHNIPHGVQLTAQQQQYIVSVIHHWLVLQMYA, encoded by the coding sequence ATGTCTGACCTGGATCCCCTTTTTTCCCGTCTGGCGCGATCGACGTTTCGCTCGCGCTTCCGCTTAGGCGATAAGGAACGGCAGTATTGCTGGGACAAAGGCCCCGATACCATTGATCAGCATGCCGCTGATTTTGTCGAAAAGCGCCTTGCCCCTGCACAACCCGCGAATGACGGCAAACAGACGCCCATGCGCGGTCACCCGGTATTTATCGCCCAGCATGCCACCGCCACCTGTTGTCGGGGCTGTCTGGCGAAATGGCATAATATTCCTCACGGTGTTCAGCTCACCGCGCAGCAGCAGCAGTATATCGTCAGCGTGATTCACCACTGGCTGGTGCTCCAGATGTACGCCTAA
- a CDS encoding PhzF family phenazine biosynthesis protein, translated as MQEIDFYLVDAFSNTTFGGNPAAVCPLKEWLPDETLLKMAQQHNQSETAFFVCTKGGIELRWFTTLTEVNLCGHATLAAAYVLFNELDYPDSRIHFDTASGRLTVSREGEWMTLDFPACPSQEETPPPEMLSALGIRHYVAARKGRAWLIVLDNRQQVEALAPRFSAMTPGEHKVSVTARGEGEYDFVSRFFSPGVSVPEDPVTGSAHTMLIPYWGERLGKTAMLARQLSARGGDVRCELKGSRVLMSGQASLYLKGTVFLR; from the coding sequence ATGCAGGAGATTGATTTTTATCTGGTCGATGCGTTCAGCAATACCACGTTTGGCGGCAACCCGGCCGCCGTTTGTCCGCTCAAGGAATGGTTACCCGATGAGACCTTGCTGAAAATGGCACAGCAGCATAATCAGTCGGAAACGGCCTTTTTCGTCTGCACTAAAGGAGGCATTGAGCTACGCTGGTTTACCACGCTTACCGAAGTCAATCTCTGCGGCCACGCCACCCTTGCCGCCGCGTACGTTCTGTTTAATGAACTGGATTATCCCGACTCGCGGATCCACTTTGATACCGCCTCTGGCCGCCTGACGGTCAGCCGGGAGGGGGAGTGGATGACGCTGGACTTCCCGGCATGTCCAAGCCAAGAAGAGACGCCGCCGCCGGAGATGCTCTCGGCGCTCGGTATCCGTCATTACGTTGCAGCCCGCAAAGGGCGCGCCTGGCTGATCGTGCTGGATAATCGCCAGCAGGTTGAAGCACTCGCGCCACGCTTTTCGGCGATGACGCCGGGCGAGCATAAGGTGAGCGTGACGGCACGGGGTGAGGGGGAATACGATTTTGTCAGCCGCTTTTTCTCCCCCGGGGTATCCGTTCCGGAAGACCCGGTCACCGGCTCCGCGCACACCATGCTGATCCCATACTGGGGTGAACGGTTGGGGAAAACAGCCATGCTTGCCCGTCAGCTTTCCGCGCGCGGCGGCGACGTGCGCTGTGAGCTGAAAGGCTCGCGCGTGCTGATGAGCGGACAGGCTTCACTTTATCTGAAAGGCACAGTTTTTCTGCGCTAA
- a CDS encoding lysozyme inhibitor LprI family protein: MRAKHCFLVLSTLLFSFNATAGLFDSAPEFKCGREDAIAAMQSKIRDDAMSKLQEMYLATPSQFYGKPLKSYLEKAQQITIQLENVTTTPFDKNDSNRSCTAKVTLTMPTEILGFIASYPQKLGGINQGGGKVLNNSVQWEKFVYLLSLADNGKDISASYEYSGRDYISQSLAAMTMLAMNKSELEKADLDNKLNNAIFAYSENDGQLNNLWKSLPESVRASMKKEQNLWINEKAKRCGKISDASSTATPVETRIKIYQCQSERTFERFIYLGGDEERQY; the protein is encoded by the coding sequence ATGCGTGCAAAACACTGTTTTCTCGTACTGAGTACGTTGCTGTTTTCATTTAATGCCACTGCCGGTTTGTTCGATTCTGCGCCCGAATTTAAATGTGGTCGTGAGGATGCCATTGCTGCTATGCAATCTAAAATCAGAGATGATGCAATGAGTAAATTGCAGGAAATGTATCTGGCAACGCCTTCGCAATTTTATGGAAAACCGCTTAAATCTTACCTGGAAAAAGCACAGCAAATAACTATTCAGTTGGAAAATGTCACAACGACACCGTTTGATAAAAATGATTCAAACCGCAGTTGTACCGCTAAGGTGACCCTCACCATGCCAACGGAAATTCTTGGGTTTATTGCATCCTATCCTCAGAAGTTAGGTGGGATAAATCAAGGGGGCGGCAAGGTGCTTAACAATAGTGTTCAATGGGAGAAGTTTGTTTATTTATTATCTCTGGCAGACAATGGCAAAGATATTTCTGCATCCTATGAATATTCTGGTAGGGATTATATTTCTCAGTCGCTGGCCGCTATGACTATGCTGGCAATGAATAAATCCGAACTTGAGAAAGCCGATCTCGATAACAAATTAAACAATGCCATATTTGCCTATTCAGAAAACGATGGTCAGTTAAATAATCTCTGGAAATCGCTTCCAGAGTCTGTCAGAGCCTCTATGAAAAAAGAACAGAATCTCTGGATTAACGAGAAGGCTAAAAGATGCGGGAAGATCAGTGATGCGTCTTCTACTGCCACGCCTGTTGAGACAAGAATCAAGATCTATCAGTGCCAGTCTGAAAGAACCTTTGAAAGATTTATCTATCTGGGTGGAGATGAAGAACGACAGTATTAA
- a CDS encoding GNAT family N-acetyltransferase — protein MYSITSESARHPDILSLIAALDRYQSELYPAESNHLIDLAALPETSLILMVIRDQQLQAVGCGAIVLNGDGTGEMKRVYIDPAHRGQHLGETLLAALEDEALSRHCHTVRLETGIKQRAAVRLYEQCGYDLRPAFPPYVDDPLSLFMEKALVEDVRLAAL, from the coding sequence ATGTATTCCATTACCTCTGAATCTGCACGTCACCCGGACATTCTCAGCCTGATCGCGGCGCTGGACCGCTATCAGAGCGAACTCTATCCCGCCGAAAGCAATCATCTGATCGATCTGGCTGCGCTGCCGGAAACGTCGCTGATCCTGATGGTCATTCGCGACCAGCAGCTTCAGGCCGTTGGTTGTGGCGCCATCGTGCTCAACGGCGACGGTACGGGGGAGATGAAGCGGGTCTATATCGATCCGGCCCATCGTGGGCAGCACCTTGGGGAGACGCTATTGGCCGCCCTGGAAGATGAGGCCCTGAGCCGTCATTGCCATACGGTACGGCTGGAGACGGGCATCAAGCAGCGCGCCGCGGTGCGTCTTTATGAACAGTGCGGATACGATTTGCGTCCGGCGTTTCCCCCGTACGTTGACGACCCGCTCAGCCTGTTTATGGAGAAGGCGCTGGTTGAAGACGTTCGTTTAGCAGCGCTATAA
- a CDS encoding PhzF family phenazine biosynthesis protein, with the protein MQEIDFYLVDAFSDKTFGGNAAAVCPLEAWLPDETLLKMAQQHNQSETAFFVRTDGGFELRWFTTLDEINLCGHATLAASHVIFEYLDYPHTEITFTTRFVGELTVKRSGDWLTLNFPAWSTEVVENPPALLFSALGITEAKEVRVGRDYLVVLESQQQVEALTPDIGAMIPLDKMVCVTAPGEKYDFVSRFFCPGEGVPEDPVTGSAHSMLIPYWSEKLGKTSLYAHQGAHRGGDLRCEMKGDRVLIGGQATLYLKGKIFLR; encoded by the coding sequence ATGCAGGAAATTGATTTTTATCTGGTGGATGCCTTCAGCGACAAAACCTTTGGCGGCAACGCGGCAGCGGTATGTCCTCTGGAAGCGTGGCTGCCGGACGAGACGCTGCTCAAAATGGCGCAGCAGCATAACCAGTCTGAGACCGCCTTTTTTGTACGCACCGACGGTGGGTTTGAACTGCGCTGGTTTACCACGCTCGATGAAATTAACCTGTGCGGCCATGCTACGCTTGCCGCATCGCACGTTATTTTCGAATACCTTGACTATCCGCACACTGAAATTACCTTCACCACGCGCTTCGTGGGCGAACTGACGGTGAAACGCAGCGGCGACTGGCTGACGCTGAACTTCCCCGCGTGGTCAACCGAGGTGGTCGAGAACCCACCTGCGCTGCTGTTTAGCGCGCTGGGCATCACAGAGGCAAAAGAGGTGCGCGTCGGACGTGATTACCTGGTGGTGCTGGAGAGCCAGCAGCAGGTGGAAGCGTTAACGCCGGATATTGGGGCGATGATCCCGCTGGATAAAATGGTCTGCGTGACGGCGCCGGGCGAAAAATATGACTTCGTCAGCCGCTTCTTCTGCCCGGGGGAAGGGGTGCCGGAAGATCCGGTTACCGGATCCGCCCACAGCATGCTGATCCCTTACTGGAGCGAAAAGCTGGGTAAAACGTCACTTTATGCCCACCAGGGGGCGCACCGTGGCGGGGATCTGCGCTGCGAAATGAAGGGCGACCGCGTGCTGATTGGCGGTCAGGCCACCCTGTACCTGAAAGGGAAAATCTTTTTGCGCTAA
- the sad gene encoding succinate-semialdehyde dehydrogenase codes for MTYSSATHAFSVNPATGETLAAYPWATSEQVDRAISQSDAGYRLWRRESISHRAQKLRDLGAALRHRAEEMAQTISREMGKPIQQARAEVAKSAGLCDWYAEHGPAMLQAEPTLVENQNAVIEYRPLGPILAVMPWNFPLWQVLRGAVPILLAGNSYLLKHAPNVLGSAELIAQIFADAGFPEGVFGWVNATNDGVSQAINDRRIAAVTVTGSVRAGAAIGAQAGAALKKCVLELGGSDPFIVLNDADLDLAVKAAVAGRYQNTGQVCAAAKRFIVEEGIAKTFTQRFVDAVAALKLGAPDQEENYIGPMARFDLRDELHQQVQATLAEGATLLLGGEKISGEGNYYAPTVLANVTPAMTAFRQELFGPVAAITIAKDAEHALMLANDSDFGLSATVFTASDALAETFSRELECGGVFINGFSASDARVAFGGVKKSGFGRELSHFGLHEFCNVQTVWKDRV; via the coding sequence ATGACTTATTCCTCTGCAACACATGCCTTCTCTGTCAACCCGGCAACGGGTGAAACCCTCGCCGCGTATCCGTGGGCGACGTCGGAACAGGTTGACCGCGCGATTTCTCAGTCCGATGCGGGCTATCGCCTGTGGCGTCGCGAAAGCATCTCCCACCGGGCGCAAAAGCTGCGCGATCTTGGCGCCGCGCTGCGTCATCGCGCTGAAGAGATGGCGCAGACGATCTCCCGAGAAATGGGCAAACCTATTCAGCAGGCGCGGGCAGAAGTGGCAAAATCCGCCGGCCTGTGCGACTGGTACGCCGAGCACGGCCCGGCGATGCTGCAGGCGGAACCGACGCTGGTCGAAAACCAGAATGCGGTCATTGAATACCGTCCGCTGGGGCCGATCCTCGCGGTCATGCCGTGGAACTTCCCGCTCTGGCAGGTGCTGCGCGGCGCGGTGCCGATTCTGCTGGCAGGTAACAGCTATCTGCTCAAACACGCGCCCAACGTCCTCGGCTCGGCGGAGCTTATCGCGCAGATCTTTGCGGATGCCGGTTTCCCTGAAGGCGTGTTCGGCTGGGTGAATGCCACCAACGACGGCGTCAGCCAGGCGATTAACGATCGACGTATTGCGGCGGTGACCGTCACCGGCAGCGTGCGTGCCGGGGCTGCCATTGGTGCTCAGGCGGGGGCCGCGCTGAAAAAATGTGTTCTCGAGCTGGGCGGCTCTGACCCGTTCATCGTCCTCAACGATGCCGACCTGGATCTTGCCGTGAAGGCGGCGGTAGCAGGCCGCTACCAGAATACCGGGCAGGTGTGCGCAGCGGCCAAACGCTTCATTGTGGAAGAGGGGATTGCGAAGACCTTTACCCAGCGCTTTGTCGATGCGGTTGCTGCGCTGAAGCTGGGCGCGCCGGACCAGGAAGAAAACTATATTGGCCCGATGGCGCGTTTTGACCTGCGCGATGAACTCCATCAGCAGGTGCAGGCGACGCTGGCGGAAGGTGCAACGCTGCTGCTGGGCGGTGAGAAAATCAGCGGTGAGGGGAATTATTACGCCCCAACCGTGCTGGCGAACGTCACCCCGGCGATGACGGCCTTCCGGCAGGAGCTGTTTGGTCCGGTCGCGGCCATTACTATCGCGAAAGACGCGGAGCATGCCCTGATGCTGGCCAACGACAGCGATTTTGGCCTGTCTGCCACGGTCTTTACCGCCAGTGATGCGCTGGCAGAGACCTTCTCCCGCGAGCTGGAGTGCGGCGGGGTGTTTATCAACGGCTTTAGCGCCAGCGATGCGCGCGTGGCCTTTGGCGGCGTGAAGAAAAGTGGCTTTGGCCGCGAACTTTCCCACTTTGGGTTGCACGAGTTCTGCAACGTGCAGACGGTGTGGAAGGATCGCGTGTAA